The following proteins are co-located in the Clavibacter capsici genome:
- a CDS encoding inorganic phosphate transporter produces the protein MDPFILLVLVVITALAFDFTNGFHDTANAMATSIATGALKPKVAVTLSAVLNLVGAFLSIEVALTVTNAVVKIQDKTGAPDPALLEGGGSALLLIVLAGLIGGIVWNLLTWLLGLPSSSSHALFGGLIGSTLAGLGVNGVNWAGDGSKLDGVVGKVILPALMSPILAGAVAAVGTWLVFRIVGNLAGRGLDRTFRIGQIGSASLVSLAHGTNDAQKTMGVITLALIAAGGWTDTGSVPFWVKISCALAISLGTYIGGWRIIRTVGKGLVEIDTHQGMAAESSSAAVILASSHLGFALSTTHVATGSILGSGLGRPGAQVRWRVALRMVVAWIITLPAAALVGAVMWWLGHLVGGAAGGIAMTLVLVAVAITVYVRSRKDDVGAHNVNDEWSDDTAARPARQSADA, from the coding sequence GTGGATCCCTTCATACTGCTCGTCCTCGTCGTCATCACGGCGCTCGCCTTCGACTTCACCAACGGCTTCCACGACACGGCGAACGCGATGGCCACGTCCATCGCGACCGGCGCGTTGAAGCCCAAGGTCGCGGTCACGCTCTCCGCCGTGCTCAACCTGGTGGGCGCCTTCCTCAGCATCGAGGTCGCGCTCACGGTCACGAACGCGGTGGTGAAGATCCAGGACAAGACGGGCGCGCCCGACCCCGCGCTCCTGGAGGGCGGCGGATCCGCGCTCCTCCTCATCGTGCTGGCCGGCCTCATCGGCGGCATCGTCTGGAACCTCCTCACCTGGCTCCTCGGCCTGCCGTCGAGCTCGTCGCACGCCCTGTTCGGCGGCCTCATCGGATCCACGCTCGCGGGTCTCGGCGTCAACGGCGTGAACTGGGCGGGCGACGGATCCAAGCTCGACGGCGTCGTCGGCAAGGTGATCCTGCCGGCGCTCATGTCGCCGATCCTCGCGGGGGCGGTGGCCGCCGTGGGCACCTGGCTGGTGTTCCGGATCGTCGGCAACCTCGCCGGGCGCGGGCTCGACCGCACCTTCCGCATCGGCCAGATCGGCAGCGCCTCGCTCGTCTCGCTGGCGCACGGCACGAACGACGCGCAGAAGACCATGGGCGTCATCACGCTCGCGCTCATCGCGGCGGGCGGCTGGACCGACACCGGGTCCGTGCCGTTCTGGGTCAAGATCAGCTGCGCGCTCGCCATCTCGCTCGGCACCTACATCGGCGGCTGGCGGATCATCCGCACGGTCGGCAAGGGCCTCGTCGAGATCGACACGCACCAGGGCATGGCGGCCGAGAGCTCGTCGGCCGCGGTCATCCTCGCCTCCAGCCACCTCGGCTTCGCGCTCTCCACCACGCACGTCGCCACCGGGTCGATCCTCGGCTCCGGCCTCGGCCGCCCCGGCGCGCAGGTGCGCTGGAGGGTGGCGCTGCGCATGGTCGTGGCGTGGATCATCACGCTCCCGGCCGCGGCGCTCGTCGGCGCGGTCATGTGGTGGCTCGGCCACCTCGTCGGCGGCGCGGCCGGCGGCATCGCCATGACGCTCGTGCTCGTCGCCGTCGCGATCACCGTCTACGTGCGCTCGCGCAAGGACGACGTCGGCGCCCACAACGTGAACGACGAGTGGTCCGACGACACGGCCGCCCGCCCCGCCCGCCAGTCCGCCGACGCCTGA
- a CDS encoding alpha/beta fold hydrolase — translation MTTTHLAVDGGTLVYEIHGSDGPLVVLAHGMGDDRRAWDAVIPELVAAGHRVVAVDLRGCGESTAAWPAYGQGDIAGDLLALVRHLGGPAVLVGHSIAGGAATIAAAREPALVSALVEVGPFTRKQSVAIRDLGVASYRRGAIHLLGAVALGSRRSWRRYLEVATPGRRPAGWDARLARIDAMLREPGRMAALKRMGVSGTAESDPALARVRVPVLVVQGSADPDWADPEAEARAIVAALPGGAGRVLMVPGVGHYPHVQEPAAVAAGIVAFVGSVRA, via the coding sequence ATGACCACCACGCACCTCGCCGTCGACGGCGGCACGCTCGTCTACGAGATCCACGGATCGGACGGCCCGCTCGTCGTCCTCGCGCACGGCATGGGCGACGACCGCCGCGCGTGGGACGCCGTGATCCCCGAGCTCGTCGCCGCCGGGCACCGCGTGGTCGCGGTCGACCTCCGCGGCTGCGGGGAGTCCACCGCCGCCTGGCCGGCGTACGGGCAGGGCGACATCGCGGGCGACCTCCTCGCGCTCGTCCGACACCTCGGCGGCCCGGCCGTGCTCGTCGGCCACTCCATCGCGGGTGGGGCGGCCACCATCGCGGCCGCCCGCGAACCGGCGCTCGTCTCCGCGCTCGTGGAGGTGGGGCCGTTCACGCGGAAGCAGTCCGTGGCGATCCGCGACCTCGGCGTCGCCTCGTACCGCCGCGGCGCGATCCACCTCCTCGGCGCCGTGGCGCTCGGCAGCCGCCGCTCGTGGCGCCGCTACCTCGAGGTCGCGACGCCCGGCCGCCGCCCCGCCGGCTGGGACGCGCGCCTCGCCCGCATCGACGCGATGCTCCGCGAGCCCGGCCGGATGGCGGCGCTGAAGCGCATGGGCGTCTCCGGCACCGCCGAGTCCGACCCGGCGCTCGCCCGCGTGCGGGTGCCCGTGCTCGTGGTGCAGGGATCCGCCGACCCCGACTGGGCGGACCCCGAGGCGGAGGCGCGCGCCATCGTCGCCGCGCTGCCCGGCGGCGCGGGCCGCGTGCTGATGGTTCCGGGCGTCGGGCACTACCCGCACGTGCAGGAGCCCGCCGCGGTGGCCGCCGGCATCGTCGCGTTCGTCGGGTCGGTCCGTGCCTAG
- a CDS encoding NAD-dependent epimerase/dehydratase family protein, translated as MPSSPAARRALVLGGTGAIGGATAERLARDGWAVDVTGRDPRLMPAELVALGVRFHALDRADVAGIERLAGDGVDLLVDLVAFTAADVEALLPAMRASGSVVVASSRAVLVDAEGRHVNGDEPPRFPGPIPESNPTLAPAAPGTAPFTREGYAPSKVAVERAALDGGLPVTVIRPSKVHGRWARNARARGIVERMLAGAETIELADRGASVDHLTAAANAAALIARVADVPGARILNSADPDPLTAAEIVRAVADELGWGGRIVPLEPGVPGGAHPWAAPHPIVLDTRAALALGYAPVGPGAELLRAEVAWIRDGERPSA; from the coding sequence ATGCCCTCCTCCCCCGCCGCGCGGCGCGCGCTCGTCCTCGGCGGCACCGGTGCGATCGGCGGGGCGACGGCCGAGCGGCTGGCGCGCGACGGGTGGGCGGTCGACGTGACGGGTCGGGATCCGCGCCTCATGCCCGCGGAGCTGGTCGCGCTCGGCGTCCGCTTCCACGCCCTCGACCGCGCCGACGTCGCGGGGATCGAGCGGCTGGCCGGCGACGGCGTCGACCTGCTGGTGGACCTGGTCGCGTTCACCGCGGCCGACGTCGAGGCGCTCCTCCCGGCGATGCGGGCGAGCGGATCCGTCGTCGTCGCGTCGTCGCGCGCCGTCCTCGTGGACGCGGAGGGCCGGCACGTCAACGGCGACGAGCCGCCGCGCTTCCCGGGCCCGATCCCGGAGTCGAACCCGACGCTCGCGCCCGCCGCGCCCGGCACCGCCCCCTTCACGCGCGAGGGCTACGCGCCCTCCAAGGTCGCCGTGGAGCGCGCGGCGCTCGACGGCGGCCTGCCGGTGACGGTGATCCGGCCCTCCAAGGTGCACGGCCGGTGGGCCAGGAACGCCCGCGCGCGCGGCATCGTCGAGCGGATGCTGGCGGGCGCGGAGACGATCGAGCTCGCCGATCGCGGCGCCTCCGTCGACCACCTCACCGCGGCGGCCAACGCGGCGGCGCTCATCGCCCGGGTCGCCGACGTGCCGGGAGCGCGGATCCTGAACTCCGCCGACCCGGACCCGCTCACGGCCGCCGAGATCGTGCGGGCCGTCGCCGACGAGCTCGGCTGGGGAGGCCGCATCGTGCCGCTCGAGCCGGGCGTGCCGGGCGGCGCGCACCCGTGGGCCGCGCCGCACCCCATCGTGCTCGACACGCGCGCGGCCCTCGCGCTCGGGTACGCGCCGGTCGGGCCGGGCGCCGAGCTGCTGCGGGCCGAGGTGGCGTGGATCCGCGACGGGGAGCGCCCGTCCGCCTGA
- a CDS encoding MDR family MFS transporter: MTATAPAPLLLTQRRIWIIFSALIAGMLLSSLDQTIVSTAMPTIVGELGGVDHQVWITTAYLLATTIVMPIYGKFGDVLGRRNLFLAAIAIFTLASVGCAFAGDFWSFVVFRAAQGLGGGGLMILSQSIIADIVPADQRGKYLGPLGGIFGLSAVGGPLLGGFFVDHLTWQWAFYINIPVGIAAFAIAFVTLTLPSKRATKKVDWAGVLFLSAATTCLIFFTDFGGDKAYGWGSLATWAWGVGLVVAASLFVVTEARADDPIIPLSLFRNPVFVNATAIGLALGIGMFAAIGFVPTFLQMSTGTSAAVSGLLLLPMMVGLIGMSITSGILITRTGRYRIFPIVGTLLTMLALVLMTSLTAQTPVWLICVFLFVFGLGLGLIMQVVVLVVQNAVPAAQIGTATSTNNYFREVGAALGTAVFGTLFTTRLTENLTGVFAGAGAAPGDAAASASSIDPQTLNGLPDAVRDGIVDAYADALAPVFWYLVPFIAIAFVLSLVLKQIPLSDVAGLVARGEAVGGEEAERLEAEQRAAARPGAAPAQATGPDAADDASRIAVPSSDGRDGSGR; encoded by the coding sequence ATGACCGCCACCGCCCCCGCGCCCCTGCTGCTCACGCAGCGGCGCATCTGGATCATCTTCTCGGCGCTCATCGCCGGCATGCTCCTGTCGAGCCTCGACCAGACCATCGTCTCCACCGCGATGCCGACCATCGTCGGGGAGCTCGGCGGCGTCGACCACCAGGTCTGGATCACCACGGCCTACCTGCTCGCCACCACGATCGTCATGCCCATCTACGGCAAGTTCGGCGACGTGCTCGGGCGGCGGAACCTCTTCCTCGCCGCCATCGCGATCTTCACGCTCGCCTCCGTCGGCTGCGCCTTCGCGGGCGACTTCTGGTCGTTCGTGGTGTTCCGCGCGGCGCAGGGCCTCGGCGGCGGCGGGCTCATGATCCTGTCGCAGTCGATCATCGCCGACATCGTCCCGGCCGACCAGCGCGGCAAGTACCTCGGCCCGCTCGGCGGAATCTTCGGCCTCTCGGCCGTGGGCGGGCCGCTCCTCGGCGGCTTCTTCGTCGACCACCTCACCTGGCAGTGGGCGTTCTACATCAACATCCCGGTCGGGATCGCGGCGTTCGCCATCGCGTTCGTCACGCTGACCCTGCCGAGCAAGCGGGCCACGAAGAAGGTGGACTGGGCGGGCGTGCTGTTCCTCTCCGCGGCCACGACGTGCCTCATCTTCTTCACCGACTTCGGCGGCGACAAGGCCTACGGCTGGGGCTCGCTCGCGACGTGGGCCTGGGGCGTCGGGCTCGTGGTGGCCGCGTCGCTGTTCGTGGTCACGGAGGCGCGCGCGGACGACCCCATCATCCCGCTCAGCCTCTTCCGCAACCCCGTGTTCGTGAACGCCACGGCCATCGGCCTCGCGCTCGGCATCGGCATGTTCGCGGCCATCGGCTTCGTGCCGACGTTCCTGCAGATGTCCACCGGCACGTCCGCCGCGGTCTCGGGGCTGCTGCTCCTGCCGATGATGGTGGGCCTCATCGGCATGTCGATCACCTCCGGCATCCTGATCACCCGCACGGGCCGGTACCGGATCTTCCCCATCGTCGGCACGCTCCTCACGATGCTGGCGCTCGTGCTGATGACCTCGCTCACCGCCCAGACGCCGGTGTGGCTGATCTGCGTGTTCCTCTTCGTCTTCGGGCTGGGGCTCGGCCTCATCATGCAGGTGGTGGTGCTCGTCGTGCAGAACGCGGTGCCCGCCGCGCAGATCGGCACGGCGACCAGCACGAACAACTACTTCCGCGAGGTGGGCGCGGCGCTCGGCACGGCCGTGTTCGGCACGCTGTTCACGACGCGGCTCACGGAGAACCTCACGGGCGTCTTCGCCGGGGCGGGCGCGGCGCCCGGGGACGCGGCGGCCTCGGCCAGCAGCATCGACCCGCAGACGCTGAACGGCCTGCCGGACGCGGTGCGCGACGGGATCGTGGACGCGTACGCCGACGCGCTGGCGCCGGTGTTCTGGTACCTCGTGCCGTTCATCGCGATCGCGTTCGTGCTCTCGCTCGTGCTCAAGCAGATCCCGCTGTCGGACGTCGCCGGGCTCGTCGCCCGCGGCGAGGCGGTGGGCGGCGAGGAGGCCGAGCGGCTCGAGGCGGAGCAGCGCGCGGCCGCCCGCCCCGGCGCCGCCCCCGCGCAGGCGACCGGCCCGGACGCGGCCGACGACGCGTCGCGGATCGCGGTGCCGTCGAGCGACGGGCGGGACGGATCCGGCCGCTGA
- a CDS encoding histidine-type phosphatase — MRLRTRRRLSASVALALALGVAVGGSALPALAATGSGSGTASADRPHYSSKTPYAPQGTPADLAPAPAGFAPVYTESVARHGSRALSSFKYDSLTTQVWEQARSEGALTALGETLGPEVQELTAANRKLGYGNLTGQGADQHRGIGARVVERLPSLFAAIAAGSDQVALESSGEARATASGKAFAKGLTSADPLLASHLPEDIAEDPATLYFHKSDANADYQAYEDGPAVTAAVEAITDQQRSHEVARRTLERIYSPAFVDRLAAGQYHFVDGGDGKTHVDDEVDAAMMLYNLYIIAPDMADEFAVDFDRYITSADSEWFAYLLDAEDFYSKGPAFQGSDITYRMARPLLDDFLDSMDARLAGSSTAATFRFAHAETIIPFAALLGLPGSTQQVTPADPYTYATNAWRGETVTPMAANVQWDVYRDASGRAIVRMLDDERAIPFRAGCTPIAPGSLFYDAGEVRRCLTGSAAADPGTSAPGAPASAALPGSPAEVAAADASAARGDTLPATGMSADELPFLAVLAFALGAAGITAVGVVRRPRQDDPPAAR; from the coding sequence ATGCGCCTCCGCACCCGCCGCCGCCTGTCCGCCTCCGTCGCGCTCGCGCTGGCCCTGGGCGTCGCCGTGGGGGGATCCGCCCTCCCGGCGCTCGCGGCGACCGGCAGCGGCAGCGGCACCGCATCCGCCGACCGCCCGCACTACAGCAGCAAGACCCCGTACGCGCCGCAGGGCACCCCGGCCGACCTGGCGCCCGCGCCCGCCGGCTTCGCGCCCGTCTACACGGAGTCGGTCGCGCGCCACGGATCCCGCGCGCTGTCGAGCTTCAAGTACGACTCGCTGACCACGCAGGTGTGGGAGCAGGCCCGCTCCGAGGGCGCGCTCACGGCGCTCGGCGAGACGCTCGGCCCGGAGGTCCAGGAGCTCACGGCCGCGAACCGGAAGCTCGGCTACGGCAACCTCACCGGGCAGGGCGCCGACCAGCACCGCGGCATCGGCGCGCGCGTCGTCGAGCGGCTCCCGTCGCTCTTCGCCGCGATCGCCGCCGGATCCGACCAGGTCGCGCTCGAGAGCTCCGGCGAGGCCCGCGCCACCGCATCGGGGAAGGCGTTCGCGAAGGGCCTGACGTCGGCGGATCCGCTCCTCGCCTCGCACCTGCCGGAGGACATCGCCGAGGACCCGGCCACCCTCTACTTCCACAAGTCGGACGCGAACGCCGACTACCAGGCCTACGAGGACGGCCCCGCGGTGACGGCCGCGGTCGAGGCCATCACCGACCAGCAGCGCAGCCACGAGGTCGCCCGCCGCACGCTCGAGCGGATCTACTCACCCGCGTTCGTCGACCGCCTCGCCGCGGGGCAGTACCACTTCGTGGACGGCGGCGACGGCAAGACCCACGTCGACGACGAGGTCGACGCGGCGATGATGCTCTACAACCTGTACATCATCGCGCCCGACATGGCCGACGAGTTCGCCGTCGACTTCGACCGCTACATCACGAGCGCCGACTCCGAGTGGTTCGCCTACCTGCTCGACGCGGAGGACTTCTACTCGAAGGGCCCGGCGTTCCAGGGCAGCGACATCACGTACCGGATGGCACGGCCGCTCCTCGACGACTTCCTCGACTCGATGGACGCGCGCCTCGCCGGATCCTCGACCGCCGCGACCTTCCGGTTCGCGCACGCGGAGACGATCATCCCGTTCGCGGCGCTCCTCGGGCTGCCGGGATCGACGCAGCAGGTGACCCCCGCGGATCCGTACACGTACGCGACGAACGCGTGGCGCGGCGAGACCGTGACCCCCATGGCCGCGAACGTGCAGTGGGACGTCTACCGCGACGCGAGCGGCCGCGCCATCGTGCGCATGCTCGACGACGAGCGGGCGATCCCGTTCCGCGCGGGCTGCACGCCCATCGCGCCGGGCTCGCTGTTCTACGACGCGGGCGAGGTGCGGCGCTGCCTCACGGGATCCGCCGCGGCCGACCCGGGGACGTCCGCGCCGGGCGCACCCGCCTCAGCCGCCCTCCCCGGCTCCCCCGCCGAGGTCGCCGCCGCCGACGCCTCCGCGGCTCGGGGCGACACCCTCCCCGCCACCGGCATGTCGGCCGACGAGCTGCCGTTCCTCGCGGTGCTCGCCTTCGCGCTCGGGGCGGCGGGGATCACGGCGGTCGGCGTGGTGCGGCGACCGCGGCAGGACGACCCGCCCGCGGCGCGCTAG
- a CDS encoding SRPBCC family protein produces the protein MGEPLVITRTFAAPRERVFDAWTTPADFSAWFGAADVRVPLDTLRMDVREGGAWSAVMRLPDGGSIDWAGEYVEVDRPSRLAMTLTDRPDEPAGEPLTVDLEEVAGGATRMTMTQVAGESTAEQREMTIRGWGSFFDVMEGLVASGA, from the coding sequence GTGGGCGAGCCCCTCGTCATCACCCGCACGTTCGCGGCCCCGCGGGAGCGCGTCTTCGACGCGTGGACCACGCCGGCCGACTTCTCCGCCTGGTTCGGCGCCGCCGACGTCCGGGTGCCGCTCGACACGCTGCGCATGGACGTGCGGGAGGGCGGCGCGTGGAGCGCGGTGATGCGCCTGCCCGACGGGGGATCCATCGACTGGGCCGGCGAGTACGTGGAGGTCGACCGGCCGTCGCGCCTCGCGATGACGCTGACCGACCGGCCCGACGAACCCGCGGGCGAGCCGCTCACGGTGGACCTCGAGGAGGTCGCCGGCGGCGCGACGCGCATGACCATGACGCAGGTCGCGGGGGAGTCCACCGCCGAGCAGCGCGAGATGACGATCCGGGGCTGGGGCTCGTTCTTCGACGTGATGGAGGGGCTGGTCGCGTCGGGCGCCTAG
- a CDS encoding DUF3349 domain-containing protein, with amino-acid sequence MGESAPEADGPGRGATGVGVPDQKDRGIVQRVVGWLRAGYPSGVPDQDYVPLLGILRRSLTAEELEQVVDQLVDDATAADAAGEEIGRRQLRERVEELLLGPALPEDLVRVSARLAAAGWPLGSPDDLHEPDAADARATERTGLVSRIVSWLRAGYPAGLPEQDFVPLLALLRRRLSDEEVQEVSARLAAEGGLPASRLDVADAIAGVTSEMPSDEDVERVRAYLEAHGWPEGFRI; translated from the coding sequence ATGGGCGAGAGCGCACCCGAGGCCGACGGGCCCGGCCGCGGCGCGACCGGCGTCGGGGTCCCCGACCAGAAGGACCGCGGCATCGTCCAGCGGGTGGTGGGCTGGCTCCGCGCCGGCTACCCGTCCGGCGTGCCGGACCAGGACTACGTGCCGCTGCTGGGGATCCTCCGCCGCAGCCTCACCGCCGAGGAGCTCGAGCAGGTGGTCGACCAGCTGGTCGACGACGCGACCGCGGCGGACGCGGCGGGCGAGGAGATCGGCCGCCGCCAGCTCCGCGAGCGCGTCGAGGAGCTGCTCCTCGGCCCCGCGCTGCCGGAGGACCTGGTGCGCGTCTCGGCCCGGCTCGCGGCGGCGGGCTGGCCGCTGGGATCCCCCGACGACCTGCACGAGCCCGACGCGGCCGACGCCCGCGCGACCGAGCGCACGGGCCTCGTCTCGCGCATCGTGTCGTGGCTCCGCGCCGGCTACCCGGCCGGCCTCCCGGAGCAGGACTTCGTGCCGCTCCTCGCGCTGCTGCGCCGTCGGCTCAGCGACGAGGAGGTGCAGGAGGTGAGCGCCCGGCTCGCGGCCGAGGGCGGCCTGCCCGCCAGCCGCCTCGACGTCGCCGACGCCATCGCGGGCGTCACCTCCGAGATGCCGTCCGACGAGGACGTCGAGCGCGTCCGCGCGTACCTCGAGGCGCACGGCTGGCCGGAGGGCTTCCGCATCTGA
- a CDS encoding TetR/AcrR family transcriptional regulator, which produces MPRAGLSREAVVERAARMMDEAGSAPLQLQALAESLGVRVPSLYKHVDGMPGLQRDVTVHGRGEMAHALREAVGGSADAEAVTRLAHAYRAWAVAHPARYALAMRPPAPGDDEDRAAAEDLAGVVYAVLAGYGLTGDDAVDATRFLRSALHGFVALETGGAFALSADTGRSWDRLVASVEAALEAWPRG; this is translated from the coding sequence GTGCCTAGGGCAGGCCTCAGCCGGGAGGCGGTCGTCGAGCGGGCCGCCCGGATGATGGACGAGGCCGGATCCGCGCCGCTGCAGCTCCAGGCGCTCGCCGAGAGCCTGGGCGTGCGCGTGCCGTCGCTGTACAAGCACGTGGACGGGATGCCGGGCCTCCAGCGCGACGTCACGGTCCACGGCCGCGGCGAGATGGCGCACGCGCTGCGGGAGGCGGTCGGCGGATCCGCGGATGCGGAGGCCGTGACGCGCCTCGCGCACGCCTACCGCGCCTGGGCGGTCGCGCATCCGGCGAGGTACGCGCTCGCCATGCGGCCGCCGGCGCCCGGCGACGACGAGGACCGCGCCGCGGCGGAGGACCTCGCGGGCGTCGTCTACGCCGTGCTCGCGGGCTACGGGCTCACCGGCGACGACGCCGTGGACGCCACCCGGTTCCTGCGATCGGCCCTGCACGGCTTCGTCGCGCTCGAGACCGGGGGCGCGTTCGCGCTCTCGGCCGACACGGGGCGCAGCTGGGACCGCCTGGTCGCGAGCGTCGAGGCGGCGCTGGAGGCGTGGCCGCGCGGCTGA
- a CDS encoding GNAT family N-acetyltransferase encodes MTPPPPPLGAADVRLVPVDAAADADDLRAFLTSNAFPFHVRTRLTVADVDARIADGDFAGPEHEALWVEVAGSGRVGLVVLDDLEDPGVLFDLRLAESARGRGLGVPVVRALTEHVFRAHPHVTRFEAQTRDDNRAMRRVLVRAGFVKEAHYRDGWPVAGGEPRASVGYAVLRRDHESGTTTPVPEDDEA; translated from the coding sequence ATGACCCCGCCGCCCCCGCCCCTCGGCGCCGCCGACGTCCGTCTCGTGCCCGTCGACGCGGCCGCCGACGCCGACGACCTCCGGGCGTTCCTCACGTCGAACGCGTTCCCCTTCCACGTGCGGACCCGGCTGACCGTCGCGGACGTCGACGCGCGCATCGCCGACGGCGACTTCGCGGGACCGGAGCACGAGGCGCTGTGGGTGGAGGTCGCGGGATCCGGCCGCGTGGGCCTCGTGGTGCTCGACGACCTCGAGGACCCGGGCGTGCTGTTCGACCTGCGCCTCGCCGAGTCGGCGCGCGGCCGGGGGCTCGGCGTGCCCGTGGTGCGCGCGTTGACGGAGCACGTCTTCCGGGCGCATCCGCACGTGACGCGGTTCGAGGCGCAGACGCGCGACGACAACCGGGCGATGCGCCGCGTGCTCGTGCGCGCGGGCTTCGTGAAGGAGGCGCACTACCGCGACGGCTGGCCCGTCGCGGGCGGCGAGCCGCGCGCGTCGGTCGGCTACGCGGTGCTGCGCCGCGACCACGAGTCGGGGACGACGACCCCGGTGCCGGAGGACGACGAGGCGTAG
- a CDS encoding AEC family transporter: MIGVLTGFAIIGFIIAVGYAVGRSGIAGPGAQHSLNRVAFFVATPALLFTVLAKADLHVVFSAFLLASASAVAVAAILYLVVARILFRRPVAETTIGAASASYVNANNIGLPVAIYVLGDAQLVAPVLLLQLLVLAPTTLTVLDISSRGSASVVGILTQPLRNPMIIASMLGILIAITGLRIPDAVYEPFRLIGGAAIPIVLMAFGMSLVGRKPLAPGSGRGEIVVASVIKTVVMPLAAFLLARYAFHLDADQTFAATVIAGLPTAQNIFNFASRYERGVVLARDTVLITTVASIPVLLVIAALLAPGT, from the coding sequence ATGATCGGGGTGCTGACCGGGTTCGCCATCATCGGCTTCATCATCGCCGTGGGCTACGCCGTCGGCCGCTCCGGGATCGCGGGTCCCGGCGCCCAGCACTCGCTCAACCGGGTCGCGTTCTTCGTCGCGACGCCCGCGCTCCTGTTCACGGTGCTCGCGAAGGCCGACCTGCACGTCGTGTTCTCGGCGTTCCTGCTCGCGTCGGCGTCCGCGGTGGCCGTCGCGGCGATCCTGTACCTGGTCGTGGCCCGGATCCTCTTCCGTCGGCCGGTCGCGGAGACCACCATCGGCGCGGCATCGGCCAGCTACGTGAACGCCAACAACATCGGGCTGCCGGTGGCGATCTACGTGCTCGGCGACGCGCAGCTCGTCGCGCCCGTGCTCCTGCTCCAGCTGCTGGTGCTCGCGCCGACCACGCTCACGGTGCTCGACATCTCGAGCCGCGGATCCGCGTCGGTCGTCGGGATCCTCACGCAGCCGCTGCGGAACCCCATGATCATCGCGTCGATGCTCGGGATCCTCATCGCGATCACCGGGCTCCGGATCCCCGACGCCGTCTACGAGCCGTTCCGGCTGATCGGCGGCGCGGCGATCCCCATCGTGCTGATGGCGTTCGGCATGTCGCTCGTCGGGCGGAAGCCGCTCGCGCCCGGATCCGGCCGCGGCGAGATCGTGGTGGCCTCGGTGATCAAGACGGTCGTGATGCCGCTCGCCGCGTTCCTGCTCGCGCGGTACGCGTTCCACCTCGACGCCGACCAGACCTTCGCCGCGACCGTGATCGCGGGCCTGCCGACGGCGCAGAACATCTTCAACTTCGCGTCGCGCTACGAGCGCGGCGTGGTGCTCGCGCGCGACACCGTGCTGATCACGACGGTCGCGTCGATCCCGGTGCTCCTGGTGATCGCGGCGCTGCTCGCCCCCGGGACCTAG
- a CDS encoding TetR/AcrR family transcriptional regulator, which produces MTDGATGLRERRRAETSATLTTLARRLTAAHGLAGFTVEELCEQAGVARRTFFNYFASKEDAVFGRPARLDTADLEEAFVAAGESSRGAASRGGTSTDLLDDLAELCLGRWSRLDTDGTSMKDMHAAFRREPGLLVRALDASIEDEASDVRLVERREGLPEGDLRASVVVQVMAALGRASAREFLAPGNADPIDVLLRRRLDALREIAHPATATRHPERTP; this is translated from the coding sequence ATGACGGATGGTGCAACAGGGCTGCGCGAGCGACGCCGGGCGGAGACCTCGGCCACCCTCACGACCCTCGCCCGCCGCCTCACCGCCGCGCACGGCCTCGCCGGCTTCACCGTCGAGGAGCTCTGCGAGCAGGCGGGCGTCGCGCGCCGCACCTTCTTCAACTACTTCGCCTCCAAGGAGGACGCCGTGTTCGGGCGCCCCGCGCGGCTCGACACCGCCGACCTCGAGGAGGCGTTCGTCGCCGCCGGCGAGTCCTCGCGCGGCGCGGCGTCGCGCGGCGGCACCTCGACCGACCTGCTGGACGACCTGGCCGAGCTGTGCCTCGGCCGATGGTCGCGCCTCGACACCGACGGCACCTCGATGAAGGACATGCACGCCGCCTTCCGTCGCGAGCCCGGCCTCCTCGTGCGCGCGCTCGACGCGTCCATCGAGGACGAGGCGAGCGACGTGCGCCTCGTCGAGCGCCGCGAGGGCCTGCCGGAGGGCGACCTCCGCGCATCCGTCGTGGTGCAGGTCATGGCCGCGCTCGGCCGGGCGAGCGCGCGCGAGTTCCTCGCCCCCGGCAACGCCGACCCCATCGACGTCCTCCTCCGCCGCCGCCTCGACGCCCTGCGCGAGATCGCGCACCCCGCCACCGCCACCCGCCACCCCGAACGGACCCCATGA